One stretch of Rhodohalobacter mucosus DNA includes these proteins:
- a CDS encoding SCO family protein: MIRQLIFLLPVILLIIFSGCSTPAMDDYSNDRFELVNQDGETVTFPGDFQGSPLVVGFIYTNCPDICSFITANVGSVYEEMNNPGDTQFVLITFDPQRDTPDVLKGYAGAFDMDREPFHFLTGDAETIEALMERVSVRTQESYSKDLENGERLYFINHSDKILLIDQNSQLIFDYGGSMTPIPIIVEDLNKLL; the protein is encoded by the coding sequence ATGATTCGTCAACTGATTTTTTTGCTGCCGGTTATTCTGCTGATCATATTCAGTGGCTGCAGCACTCCTGCCATGGATGACTACAGCAACGATCGTTTTGAGCTTGTTAATCAAGACGGCGAAACAGTCACCTTTCCCGGTGATTTTCAGGGGTCGCCGCTGGTTGTAGGGTTCATCTACACCAACTGTCCGGATATCTGCTCATTTATTACTGCAAACGTCGGCAGTGTATATGAAGAGATGAACAACCCCGGCGACACGCAATTTGTGCTGATCACTTTCGACCCGCAAAGGGATACGCCGGATGTACTGAAAGGGTACGCGGGCGCATTCGATATGGACCGTGAGCCTTTCCATTTTCTCACCGGCGATGCTGAAACGATCGAAGCCCTCATGGAGCGGGTAAGCGTTCGTACACAAGAGTCATACTCAAAAGACCTGGAAAACGGGGAGCGACTCTATTTCATTAATCATTCGGATAAAATTTTACTCATTGACCAAAACTCACAACTTATCTTCGATTATGGCGGAAGCATGACCCCCATCCCCATCATCGTTGAAGACCTGAATAAACTGTTATGA
- a CDS encoding aldehyde dehydrogenase family protein — translation MLHERPGFREKYDNYIDGKFMPPVDGEYFDNTSPVDGKPFTKAARSNEKDIELALDAAHKAAPSWNSTSAAERASVLNKMADIIEENLEYLARVETIENGKPIRETMNADLPLVVDHYRYFAAAIRTQEGGISEHDSHTVSINLPEPLGVVGQIIPWNFPLLMAAWKIAPALAAGNCVVVKPAEQTPASIMVMMELVGDVIPAGVLNIVNGFGPEAGQPLATSDRIAKIAFTGETTTGRLIMQFASENIIPVTLELGGKSPNVFFESVMDADDEYFDKCLEGAAMFALNQGEVCTCPSRILVQESIAEAFTERVIERVKKIKMGHPLDDETMVGAQASNDQYEKILNYFEVGREEGAKVLVGGGAAEVGKGNGIADGYYIQPTIFSGNNNMRVFQEEIFGPVTSLTTFKDVDEAIAISNDTLYGLGAGVWTRDAHQLYQVPRAIKAGRVWVNCYHAYPAHAAFGGYKKSGFGRENHKMMLSHYQQTKNMLISYDKSALGFF, via the coding sequence ATGTTACACGAACGGCCAGGTTTCAGGGAAAAGTACGACAATTATATCGATGGCAAATTTATGCCGCCCGTTGACGGAGAATATTTTGACAATACGTCTCCGGTAGACGGAAAACCGTTTACAAAAGCAGCCAGATCGAATGAAAAAGATATCGAACTTGCACTGGACGCAGCGCATAAAGCCGCTCCGTCATGGAACAGCACCTCGGCCGCTGAGCGCGCTTCGGTTCTGAATAAGATGGCAGACATTATTGAAGAAAATCTGGAGTATCTGGCACGTGTTGAAACCATCGAAAACGGTAAGCCGATTCGTGAAACCATGAATGCAGATCTGCCATTGGTCGTAGATCACTACCGCTATTTTGCAGCGGCTATCCGAACTCAGGAAGGAGGAATTTCAGAACACGATTCACACACCGTGTCTATTAATCTTCCGGAACCTCTTGGAGTTGTTGGCCAAATTATACCATGGAATTTTCCACTGTTGATGGCAGCATGGAAAATTGCACCCGCACTTGCTGCAGGTAACTGCGTGGTTGTAAAACCTGCCGAACAAACACCCGCCAGTATTATGGTAATGATGGAGTTGGTCGGTGACGTAATTCCGGCAGGAGTCCTGAACATTGTCAACGGTTTTGGCCCGGAGGCAGGACAGCCGCTTGCTACCAGCGACCGAATCGCAAAAATTGCATTTACCGGAGAAACCACCACAGGCCGGTTAATTATGCAGTTCGCTTCCGAGAACATCATTCCGGTTACGCTCGAACTGGGCGGAAAAAGCCCCAATGTATTTTTTGAAAGCGTGATGGATGCGGATGACGAGTACTTTGACAAATGCCTGGAAGGTGCCGCAATGTTTGCACTTAATCAGGGTGAAGTGTGTACCTGCCCGTCGAGAATTCTGGTGCAGGAGTCCATTGCAGAAGCGTTTACCGAAAGGGTAATTGAAAGGGTGAAGAAAATTAAAATGGGACATCCCCTTGACGACGAAACGATGGTCGGTGCACAGGCTTCGAATGATCAGTATGAAAAAATACTGAACTACTTCGAGGTGGGCAGGGAAGAAGGGGCAAAAGTTCTTGTAGGCGGCGGTGCCGCGGAAGTGGGCAAGGGCAACGGTATAGCTGACGGATACTACATTCAGCCAACCATTTTCAGCGGAAATAACAATATGAGGGTGTTTCAGGAGGAGATCTTCGGTCCCGTTACCTCCCTTACAACATTCAAGGATGTTGACGAGGCCATAGCGATTTCAAATGATACGCTTTACGGCCTGGGTGCGGGCGTCTGGACAAGAGACGCGCACCAGCTCTACCAGGTGCCGCGGGCCATCAAGGCAGGACGCGTATGGGTAAACTGCTATCATGCATATCCGGCACACGCTGCCTTTGGCGGATACAAGAAATCCGGCTTTGGACGCGAAAATCACAAGATGATGCTGAGTCACTACCAGCAGACGAAAAATATGCTGATTTCGTACGATAAAAGCGCGCTCGGATTCTTCTAA
- a CDS encoding copper chaperone PCu(A)C — protein MIKSLSVTTIIASLILLLLSGCGSGEEQQPDPEMTDGEGIQIEEAWARPAFEGRMSAAYFLLTNFESEPDTLLSVDSDAALVVEMHESYESEEGLMGMREVNNVLIPAQSSLRFQQGGLHIMLIQVTQTLEDGDSFYLTLDFARAGEKTISVPVRL, from the coding sequence ATGATTAAATCTCTTTCTGTCACCACTATAATCGCATCACTTATCCTCTTGCTGCTTTCCGGTTGCGGTTCCGGCGAAGAGCAGCAGCCAGACCCCGAAATGACCGATGGTGAAGGCATTCAGATCGAAGAGGCATGGGCCCGCCCCGCTTTCGAAGGAAGAATGAGTGCAGCCTATTTTCTGCTGACCAACTTCGAATCGGAGCCGGACACCCTTCTTTCCGTTGATTCGGATGCTGCCCTTGTTGTAGAGATGCATGAATCCTATGAATCTGAGGAGGGATTGATGGGAATGCGCGAAGTGAATAACGTATTGATTCCAGCACAGTCATCTCTTCGTTTTCAGCAGGGAGGCCTTCACATCATGCTGATACAGGTTACTCAAACCCTCGAGGACGGTGACTCGTTTTACCTGACGCTTGATTTTGCCAGGGCTGGAGAAAAAACCATCAGCGTACCTGTTCGGCTGTAA
- a CDS encoding BamA/OMP85 family outer membrane protein: MCLYAQDSDSGEREPVVWKLGFEGNETYSSMVLKEIIATDNPGFIEKILGKHGAYVLSENELRRDQIRIRRYYERRGFIQVQVDYEVSSLKRDWRKRVTFRITEGSPLMIRNSRIVIDADSTIAEEIRAARDFERAEQRHDFREGMRYQSLRTADTEGLFLLMLENQGFAWPEVDIETAIDSVANRADVTITARPNQKTYFSEIRIEQNLSVPDRVLLRETDIREGEVYSRDKMQEGQRQIFNHHLFRFATINLPEQPRDSTLEVLFRVREHPLRSVQATIGFGREEYLRGQLEWRHRNITGRGHRFGINGRGSFIEQRLTTGFLFPYVFNPKSSNVATVFGVHKLEPSFELFQAGFNNSLIYELRRSVTASATYEFSINEELSRDPDVSLPDTVLNYNVSSLTISGYYSEGLTRDPRGWVIQPFLESSGLFGEGTFSFQKLSLDVRRYTRLSRSTTLATRISTGKIFYSGQRTLPSNILFFTGGTNSVRGWNRQRLGPARPAFRDDGSFREYVPTGGRAQMIFNIEVRQQLSGFLPKVGIAAFLDGGQIWADATSLDERPIQFGTGGGIRYQSPIGPIRVDIGYKLNPTDEDLNIYEGTDFGSRWSRIGIHFSIGQAF, from the coding sequence ATGTGTTTGTATGCACAGGATTCGGACTCCGGTGAAAGGGAGCCCGTTGTCTGGAAGCTTGGTTTTGAGGGTAACGAAACCTACAGCTCCATGGTGCTTAAAGAGATTATTGCCACGGATAATCCGGGTTTCATCGAAAAGATTCTTGGGAAACACGGTGCCTATGTACTTAGTGAAAATGAATTAAGACGCGATCAGATCCGTATACGGCGCTATTACGAACGACGGGGATTTATTCAGGTTCAGGTTGATTATGAAGTGAGTTCACTGAAGAGGGACTGGAGAAAGAGGGTGACATTCAGGATAACTGAGGGCAGCCCGCTGATGATAAGAAACAGCCGCATTGTAATTGATGCAGACAGTACGATAGCAGAAGAGATCCGGGCAGCCAGGGATTTTGAACGGGCAGAACAACGGCACGATTTCCGTGAAGGGATGCGATACCAAAGCCTCCGTACGGCCGATACAGAAGGGTTGTTTTTGCTGATGCTTGAAAATCAGGGATTTGCCTGGCCTGAAGTGGATATTGAGACGGCCATAGATTCGGTGGCAAACCGTGCAGACGTAACCATTACTGCGCGCCCCAATCAAAAAACATACTTTTCAGAAATCAGAATTGAACAGAACCTTTCGGTACCTGACCGCGTACTTCTCAGAGAAACAGATATCAGGGAGGGAGAAGTTTACAGCAGGGATAAAATGCAGGAGGGCCAGCGCCAGATTTTCAACCATCACCTGTTTCGTTTTGCCACCATCAATCTTCCGGAACAACCCAGGGATTCCACCCTTGAGGTATTGTTCAGGGTGAGAGAGCATCCTCTGCGATCGGTACAGGCAACAATTGGGTTTGGCCGTGAAGAATATCTGAGGGGTCAGCTCGAATGGCGGCACCGGAATATTACGGGCAGGGGACACCGTTTCGGGATAAACGGCAGAGGATCTTTTATTGAACAGCGGCTTACCACCGGATTCCTGTTTCCCTATGTATTCAACCCCAAAAGCAGTAATGTTGCAACGGTTTTTGGTGTTCACAAACTGGAACCGTCATTCGAACTGTTTCAGGCCGGTTTCAATAACAGCCTGATCTACGAACTGAGACGTTCTGTGACCGCATCAGCAACATATGAATTCTCCATAAATGAGGAGCTTTCACGCGATCCGGATGTATCACTGCCCGATACGGTACTTAACTACAACGTATCATCCCTAACCATATCCGGATACTACAGCGAAGGATTAACCAGGGATCCCCGTGGATGGGTGATTCAGCCATTTCTTGAATCCTCAGGACTCTTTGGAGAGGGTACATTTTCATTTCAAAAACTTTCATTGGATGTAAGGCGCTACACCAGGCTTTCAAGGTCCACCACGCTGGCCACCCGTATCAGTACAGGAAAGATCTTTTATTCGGGTCAGAGAACACTGCCTTCCAACATTCTCTTTTTTACGGGAGGCACAAACTCGGTTAGGGGCTGGAACAGGCAAAGGCTGGGGCCTGCAAGGCCTGCTTTTCGTGATGACGGCAGTTTCAGGGAGTACGTACCCACGGGGGGCAGAGCCCAGATGATTTTTAATATTGAAGTGCGTCAGCAGTTGTCGGGATTTCTTCCCAAGGTGGGTATTGCAGCCTTCCTTGACGGTGGACAGATCTGGGCGGATGCAACCAGCCTGGATGAAAGGCCTATACAGTTTGGCACGGGCGGAGGTATCAGGTATCAATCACCCATCGGGCCGATTCGCGTTGATATCGGCTACAAACTCAATCCGACCGATGAAGATCTGAATATTTATGAAGGTACAGACTTTGGGTCCCGGTGGAGCAGAATTGGAATTCATTTTAGCATAGGCCAGGCGTTTTAG
- a CDS encoding ExbD/TolR family protein has protein sequence MNFRKDSGTMEPLTMFSQSSLTDIILLLLIFFLLTSSFVSNFGIRVNVPQAESSVNTNATQVSVAITAEGDFFVNGEQVTSAGLSASIQQAYQNRPGATLVVRADRDARIDDAVRVMNIGQALNMNMVMATERN, from the coding sequence ATGAACTTCAGAAAAGACAGTGGCACAATGGAGCCGCTGACGATGTTTTCACAATCGTCGCTGACAGACATTATTCTGCTGCTGCTTATATTTTTCCTTTTAACCTCATCGTTTGTTTCCAATTTTGGAATCAGGGTGAATGTGCCGCAGGCTGAATCGAGCGTTAACACCAATGCCACGCAGGTTTCGGTTGCCATTACGGCTGAAGGTGATTTCTTTGTGAACGGTGAACAGGTGACCAGCGCCGGACTCTCAGCTTCCATTCAGCAGGCATATCAGAATCGGCCCGGAGCAACGTTAGTAGTACGGGCCGACCGCGATGCACGAATTGATGATGCCGTACGTGTAATGAATATCGGACAGGCTCTCAATATGAACATGGTTATGGCCACAGAGAGAAATTAA
- a CDS encoding DUF779 domain-containing protein: protein MAVKRVLITEEAKEVMNKLREKHGELMFHQSGGCCDGSSPMCYKAGQFRVGKSDVKLGEVYGAPFYMARDQFKYWQYMQLTLDVKTGRGSSFSLEIPMGVRFLIKSKMFTESQLRDLEPLSDA from the coding sequence ATGGCAGTAAAACGAGTTCTGATCACAGAAGAAGCGAAAGAAGTCATGAACAAGCTCCGCGAAAAACACGGTGAGCTAATGTTTCATCAAAGCGGAGGCTGCTGTGACGGTTCATCTCCGATGTGCTACAAAGCAGGCCAGTTTCGCGTTGGAAAAAGTGATGTGAAGCTGGGTGAGGTGTACGGGGCACCTTTTTACATGGCAAGGGATCAGTTTAAATACTGGCAATATATGCAGCTTACCCTTGATGTGAAGACGGGACGCGGTTCAAGTTTTTCGCTCGAAATACCAATGGGTGTCCGCTTTCTGATCAAGTCTAAAATGTTTACTGAATCGCAGCTCAGGGATCTGGAGCCACTTTCTGACGCGTGA
- the adhP gene encoding alcohol dehydrogenase AdhP — translation MLPKNMKAIVARKFGDPVSVEEMPVKEPGDDEILVKVMASGVCHTDLHAIDGDWPVKPKLPLIPGHEGVGYVAAAGKNVKNVKEGDAVGVPWLYSACGTCEHCITGWETLCEKQENAGYSVDGGYAEYVLADPRYVGHLPSNVNFPEIAPILCAGVTVYKGLKETDTKPGEWVAISGIGGLGHLAVQYAKAMGLHVAAIDVAKEKLDLAEKLGADLTVNAMEEDPGEYLKKETGGMHGALVTAVAPQAFSQALNTLRRKGTLSMNGLPPGSFELDIFNAVLNRITIRGSIVGTRKDLQESIDFATAGKVKSNIHTEKMENINSVLDDMRNNNIEGRMVLEIA, via the coding sequence ATGCTGCCCAAAAACATGAAAGCGATAGTTGCTCGAAAATTCGGCGATCCGGTCTCAGTGGAAGAGATGCCGGTAAAAGAACCCGGAGATGATGAAATCCTGGTAAAGGTGATGGCAAGCGGTGTCTGTCACACCGATCTGCACGCAATTGATGGAGACTGGCCGGTAAAGCCCAAACTGCCTCTGATACCGGGCCATGAGGGCGTTGGATATGTGGCTGCAGCAGGTAAAAATGTTAAGAATGTAAAAGAAGGGGATGCGGTAGGCGTGCCCTGGCTCTATTCAGCCTGCGGTACCTGTGAGCATTGTATTACAGGCTGGGAAACACTTTGTGAAAAACAGGAAAATGCGGGATACAGCGTTGACGGAGGGTATGCAGAATACGTTTTGGCAGATCCGCGATATGTTGGCCATTTACCCTCGAATGTCAATTTTCCCGAAATAGCGCCGATTCTCTGTGCCGGGGTTACCGTTTACAAGGGATTAAAGGAGACGGATACCAAACCGGGTGAGTGGGTTGCCATATCCGGAATTGGCGGATTGGGTCATCTTGCAGTACAGTACGCCAAGGCTATGGGACTTCATGTTGCGGCCATAGATGTAGCAAAAGAGAAACTCGACCTTGCTGAAAAACTGGGTGCTGATCTGACGGTCAATGCAATGGAAGAAGATCCGGGAGAATATTTGAAAAAAGAGACCGGCGGAATGCACGGAGCATTGGTAACTGCGGTGGCACCGCAGGCTTTTTCCCAGGCACTAAATACGCTCAGGCGAAAAGGAACACTGTCGATGAATGGACTGCCCCCCGGAAGTTTTGAGCTCGATATATTTAACGCCGTTCTGAACAGAATCACGATCCGTGGGTCTATTGTAGGAACAAGAAAAGATCTCCAGGAATCGATAGACTTTGCAACCGCAGGAAAAGTGAAATCCAATATCCACACTGAAAAGATGGAAAACATCAATAGCGTACTCGATGATATGAGAAATAACAATATCGAAGGGCGCATGGTACTGGAAATTGCATGA
- a CDS encoding energy transducer TonB family protein: MQDRFDSHIDKEDRFGLGVTAAIHIVLLIIALLYNISFDIDNRPAYIAVTLGEFRSGTLAEQSDVQREEVATRPNPAEEQPEDPNPEITQPVETPQTPEEEVTKPVELPEETEEIESDEVVETPETEVVNPEQVDVTEEVVEEEVPPQTREDEQIQEGVEDSGAEDGTTGEVDVDQGIGNNSERSAPYNLEWEGDLDRTPMIQPLPTNQTNEEATITIRFEVNPDGTLGRVIPLRKMNPELEREVMRTLRSWRFSRLPSGVPQESQWGVITFTFVLE, encoded by the coding sequence ATGCAGGACAGGTTCGATTCACATATCGATAAGGAAGACCGCTTCGGGCTGGGTGTAACCGCTGCGATTCATATTGTGCTGCTGATCATAGCACTGCTCTATAATATCAGCTTTGATATTGACAATCGCCCTGCCTACATCGCGGTGACCCTCGGTGAATTCAGAAGCGGCACGCTTGCCGAACAGTCCGATGTTCAAAGAGAGGAAGTAGCCACCAGGCCAAATCCCGCAGAAGAACAGCCGGAAGATCCCAATCCGGAGATCACACAGCCTGTGGAAACGCCCCAGACGCCCGAGGAAGAGGTTACCAAGCCGGTTGAACTGCCTGAGGAAACAGAGGAAATTGAGAGTGATGAGGTTGTGGAGACACCCGAAACGGAAGTTGTAAACCCCGAACAGGTTGACGTTACGGAAGAGGTGGTTGAGGAAGAGGTGCCCCCGCAAACCCGGGAGGACGAGCAGATACAGGAAGGCGTGGAAGACAGCGGTGCTGAAGACGGAACAACGGGTGAAGTGGATGTAGACCAGGGTATCGGAAACAATTCAGAACGCTCAGCTCCTTACAATCTGGAATGGGAAGGCGATCTTGATCGTACCCCGATGATTCAGCCGCTGCCGACAAACCAGACGAATGAGGAAGCCACCATCACGATTCGTTTCGAAGTGAACCCGGACGGCACATTGGGACGCGTGATTCCCCTGCGCAAAATGAATCCGGAACTTGAAAGAGAGGTCATGCGGACACTCCGAAGCTGGCGATTCTCCCGTCTGCCGTCAGGCGTTCCCCAGGAGTCACAGTGGGGGGTCATTACCTTCACATTTGTACTTGAGTAA
- a CDS encoding AraC family transcriptional regulator, producing MSSAFHSHYPPPQKLVENRTSFAGDDAVFSVYDTFQVANRVELRSTSPMYCGMISGKKVIHSGEEKSFEFVPSESLVLPPDQSIYIDFPDAKMDEPTKCITVELPLSRVNDIVARMNDMIPRSKASGNWEYDSAHSVHFKNTASVDLLIRKLFHIFTEEHKQRDLLVDLNTSELIVHMLQTESRALLLKNYRNHLTKNGLAAAIHYIHENLDGPISSDKLASVSCMSKASFYRYFKNEFGVSPVEYINKVRVEKACKLLVKNRMNVTDVGYELGFSSISHFIKLFKEHTGLTPKQYQLQNQSQNQNTQLPSD from the coding sequence ATGAGCAGCGCATTTCATTCCCACTATCCTCCACCACAAAAACTTGTTGAAAACAGAACAAGTTTTGCAGGAGATGATGCGGTGTTTTCTGTCTATGACACCTTTCAGGTGGCCAATCGCGTTGAGCTTCGATCCACCAGCCCCATGTATTGCGGGATGATTTCAGGCAAGAAAGTCATTCACTCCGGAGAAGAAAAGTCGTTTGAATTTGTACCAAGCGAAAGCCTCGTGCTGCCTCCCGATCAATCGATTTACATTGATTTTCCGGATGCAAAAATGGATGAGCCGACCAAGTGCATCACGGTAGAACTGCCTTTGTCCAGAGTGAATGATATCGTTGCCAGAATGAATGATATGATTCCCCGCAGCAAGGCGTCAGGCAACTGGGAGTACGACTCAGCACACTCGGTACACTTTAAGAATACTGCTTCCGTGGATCTGCTGATACGTAAGCTCTTTCACATCTTCACAGAAGAGCACAAGCAGCGCGACCTTCTGGTTGACCTGAACACCTCGGAGCTGATTGTGCACATGCTGCAAACCGAATCCAGGGCGCTGCTGCTGAAAAATTACCGGAATCATCTTACAAAAAACGGTCTGGCTGCAGCCATACACTACATTCATGAGAATCTGGACGGCCCGATCTCTTCTGATAAGCTGGCCTCCGTATCCTGTATGAGCAAGGCTTCCTTTTACCGATATTTCAAAAATGAGTTTGGTGTGAGCCCAGTTGAATACATCAACAAAGTGAGGGTTGAAAAAGCCTGCAAGCTGCTGGTTAAGAACAGAATGAACGTAACCGATGTGGGATATGAACTCGGATTTTCAAGCATCAGCCACTTTATCAAGCTCTTCAAGGAGCACACCGGCCTGACGCCGAAACAGTACCAGCTTCAAAATCAAAGTCAGAATCAGAATACGCAGCTGCCGTCTGATTGA
- a CDS encoding MotA/TolQ/ExbB proton channel family protein: MNIISLFLLQVAEAETDSLALMLQEESSMSFFEILQQGGLLMIPLFILSVLAIYVIAERWRTLENSRMDVNTMLNNIESLLKSGSQHRAVQYCEEFDKPLARILKSGIRRLGRPIRDIEDAIHNAGKKEIYSLEKRMNWLATIAGVAPLIGFTGTVTGMIRAFMDIQSLQGNVNPSVLAGGIWEALITTATGLIVGIIAYGFYNFLLGKINRMVFELENASADFVDLLQTPSPKKRTEA; this comes from the coding sequence ATGAATATCATCTCGCTTTTTCTACTCCAGGTTGCTGAGGCCGAAACGGATTCACTGGCCCTGATGCTCCAGGAAGAATCTTCTATGTCTTTTTTCGAAATTCTGCAGCAGGGCGGGCTGCTCATGATACCGCTCTTTATTCTTTCCGTGCTCGCCATTTACGTAATTGCGGAACGATGGAGAACGCTCGAAAACTCCAGGATGGACGTAAACACCATGCTGAACAATATCGAATCGCTGCTCAAATCAGGCAGTCAGCACCGGGCTGTTCAGTATTGTGAAGAGTTTGACAAACCGCTGGCCCGAATACTGAAATCGGGAATACGCAGGCTGGGCCGTCCCATCCGCGACATCGAGGACGCCATTCACAACGCAGGAAAAAAAGAAATTTACAGCCTGGAGAAACGGATGAACTGGCTGGCCACCATTGCGGGTGTTGCTCCGCTCATCGGGTTTACCGGTACGGTTACCGGGATGATCCGGGCCTTTATGGACATTCAATCGCTGCAGGGTAACGTAAACCCAAGCGTGCTGGCAGGCGGTATCTGGGAAGCCCTGATAACGACGGCAACCGGACTCATTGTCGGCATTATAGCGTACGGGTTTTACAACTTCCTGCTTGGCAAGATAAACCGGATGGTTTTCGAACTGGAAAATGCCTCGGCTGATTTCGTGGACCTGCTTCAGACACCGTCACCCAAGAAGCGCACGGAGGCGTAG
- a CDS encoding class I SAM-dependent methyltransferase: MSSEAQHTVRYYNRLSSRYDRIYSAYLSHTHRHLLDRMGSVNLHGKDVLDVSGGTGILAESLLESVGKPARFVLNDPADQMLEIARERLKRYPDIEYTSHYAENLNRLEGSFDHIICLNSFHYYVDQPVVLDHFRTLLKPGGTLWLQDWNRKGLFRIAIRLIDLLSPEHISTRNAAEMERLLHEREMYIEERRMWRFRWWNFLYLKAHLNR, encoded by the coding sequence ATCAGCAGCGAAGCACAACATACCGTTCGGTACTATAACCGGCTTTCATCCAGGTACGACCGAATCTACAGCGCCTATCTGAGTCATACGCACAGGCATCTGCTGGACCGTATGGGCTCGGTGAATCTGCACGGCAAGGATGTTCTGGATGTGAGCGGGGGAACCGGCATACTGGCCGAAAGCCTGCTTGAGTCTGTCGGAAAACCGGCCCGGTTCGTACTCAATGATCCTGCGGATCAGATGCTTGAAATTGCCAGGGAACGACTGAAACGGTATCCGGATATTGAATACACTTCGCACTATGCGGAGAATCTGAATCGGTTAGAGGGTTCTTTTGATCACATTATCTGCCTCAACTCCTTTCACTACTATGTCGATCAGCCTGTTGTTCTTGACCATTTCCGGACCCTGCTCAAGCCCGGCGGTACGCTCTGGCTGCAGGACTGGAACCGCAAAGGGCTCTTCAGAATAGCCATACGCCTGATTGACCTGCTCTCCCCCGAGCATATCAGCACGCGGAATGCTGCAGAGATGGAAAGACTGCTTCACGAACGGGAGATGTACATTGAAGAGAGAAGGATGTGGCGATTTCGATGGTGGAATTTTTTATATCTGAAGGCACATCTCAACCGCTGA